A genomic stretch from Bos mutus isolate GX-2022 chromosome 4, NWIPB_WYAK_1.1, whole genome shotgun sequence includes:
- the LOC138987572 gene encoding uncharacterized protein — MFTHQTPEPRYLLDPQGVSPHLRGQTIPRQQPLQTQDPAPHTPSPNSSAQPLRQQTRSRGGGTETINRNAEATARLLTVSIPPLFAAPELRYRLRLSPLRPLSVTASRSGKMAADGGGRGGGGGGGGGGKCTGPARPAPQGQRGRGRSCPPPFCLWAAARRCLSTEARRQPTGGRAVNRISVYFTTDAFNNSPKSGLRSGVNSVRVSLDAH; from the exons ATGTTCACACACCAGACACCCGAACCCCGTTATTTGCTCGACCCCCAAGGAGTCTCTCCACACCTCCGCGGTCAGACGATCCCCCGACAGCAGCCACTGCAGACACAGGACCCGGCTccacacaccccctccccaaacaGCAGCGCTCAGCCTCTTCGCCAGCAAACGAGGAGTAGGGGAGGGGGCACAGAGACAATCAACAGGAACGCAGAGGCTACGGCGAGGCTGCTCACAGTGTCTATACCCCCTCTATTTGCCGCTCCCGAACTCAGGTACCGTCTCCGACTCAGCCCCCTGCGCCCGCTCAGTGTCACTGCCTCTCGCTCTGGGAAAATGGCGGCTgacggcggcggccgcggcggcggcggcggcggcggcggcggcggcaagTGCACGGGGCCCGCCCGCCCCGCTCCGCAGGGGCAGAGGGGGAGGGGACGAAGCTGCCCGCCGCCATTTTGCTTATGGGCTGCCGCCCGCCGTTGCCTCTCCACGGAGGCTCGAAGACAGCCAACTGGAGGCAGAGCGGTCAACAGAATCTCCGTCTATTTCACAACAGATGCATTCAACAATTCACCGAAG tcTGGCCTCCGGAGCGGGGTGAACTCGGTTAGGGTGTCACTCGACGCCCACTAG